The genomic segment GGCGATGCCATTGATGACATGACTGCCCAGCTGGAGTTTTTACTTCCGCCTCATGCCATTTCTGTCCATGGCATGTCACACCTCAAGCATCTTCCCCGCTACCTGCAGGCAATGCTCATTCGGTTAGAGGACATGGAGACCCACCCAGACCGTGATGCCGATAACCAGGACATTATCGCGGACGTGACAGACTATATACGCCAGCGTCTGGCACAACTACCGTCTTCCAGAGCAAAGTCCCGGGAGGTCAAAAACGTGTGGTGGATGGTGGAGGAACTCAGAGTGAGTTTGTTCGCGCAGCGCCTTGGCACCGCCCATGCAGTGTCCGAACGCAGGATACAGAAAGCGGTGGACAAGCTTCGCTAGCAGTATTATCTGCGTGAACGGTGTGATTCAGAGCTTCGTGCAGCCAATCTGGATTGTCGACGCATCATGCGAATTTCCGACTCGAAATCTTCCGCGCTTTCAAATGACTTGTACACAGACGCGAAACGTAAGTACGCCACCTCATCTAGCTCTCGCAACGGGTCCAGAATAGCTAAGCCAATATCGTTGGCGTGAACCTGTGAACCTCCATGCGATCGCACAGACTCCTCCACGGTTTGCGCAAGACGCTTAAGCGCATCTTCCGACACGTCCCTTCCTTGGCACGCCCGTTTCACACCAACTATTACCTTGTCACGGCTAAAGGGCTCCGTCAGACCATTCCGTTTCACGACGATAAGCAGAGCTTTTTCCACTGTGGTGAAGCGTCCACCACAGCTGGTACATTCACGGCGTCGACGGATAGTCGCACCTGATTCAATGGTGCGTGAATCAATAACCTTAGATTGATCTTTGTGGCAGAACGGACAATACATGGCAGAGTCCCATCATAGGTAACGGTAATGTGCTACCCCCGGTTGTGATACAGGCAATAGGGGCGCATATACCCTTATAGTAGCTGCTGACGCTACCCCCACGAGTCCGAGATCCTCAAGCAAGGTTTCACCTCAAGGTTGCCATCTCATCATTCACTTCATCCGATAAAACTACTGGTGACTACGCACTGTGATCTTTGCATCCGTGATAGCTGAGTCTGACACGGTGTCTTCTTTGCTACTCGCAAACCACACACCCGCCACAAAAATCAGCCCCGCAAGACCTCCCACAACGACGGTGCGAACAGTTGCCCACACTCGCGAACCGCCATTATTACCTTGCATTTCTGCGTCATACACGTCATATAATTCACGCTCTTCCATTCGAATGTGGACGGATCCCATTCGAACATGAGGCGTAGGTTGCTGCATGTAGCCATCACAAGAACCCATATCATAGCCACGCTCACCAAACATCTCCGGATGCGAGAAATCCAGAATATCACCAGCATAAAGGGCATCAAATGTAAGAGTCATGAAAAAGTCCTTTCCCAAACTTACCTGCACAACGCTTTGTCAGTGCACACAGAACCTTATCGAACGAACCCAACAAGGCGCGGCACTCATTGATTCATATGTTCGATATATAGCACCCACCCCAGACATTGTCTAGAGTGCGGGGGTAATTTCTCGAACACTCGTCCCACTTTTCCCTGCGCTTGTGTATTGTTGGGTGTATGAATCCAGGCTGAACATGGTTGTCTGCAGATCAGCTATAGCGCACTGTTCGAATCTTTTGCTCCCTGCGCTGGCCGTATGTGCAGCTTATGTGCGACTCACACCTACCAAGCTGAATGAGCGTTGCGCCATGTTCCTCACCATGGATTCGTGCGTTGTTACCGGAACGTTGTGATCGTAATGATCACAGTCAATAAGGGGATGTTGTGAACAAGCCAGTTAACAAGCCTGATCCGAAGAACCTGACGGCACGTCAGCGGAGAATACTGGAGGTCATTCGGGATGCTGTTGTGCTCCGCGGATACCCACCAAGCATCCGCGAGATCGGCGATGCCGCTGGCCTGCAATCGACCTCGTCGGTGGCCTACCAGTTGAAGGAATTAGAGAAAAAGGGTTTTCTGCGACGCGATCCGAAGAAACCTCGGGCCGTTGATGTTCGACACCTGCCAGATGCTGATGCCCCCAAAACTGGGCCGAAGCCCAGCAGGCCGGTTACCCAAGTTGAGGACCTTCCTGAGGATATACCCACACCTAGTTACATTCCTGTGGTTGGCTCCATTGCAGCAGGAAGCCCGATCCTTGCGGAAGAAAATGTTGAGGACTACTTCCCGCTACCTGCAGAGATTGTGGGCGACGGGGAGCTATACATGCTGCAAGTCGTGGGCGAGTCCATGCGCGATGCAGGCATCTTAGACGGTGACTGGGTGGTAGTACGCTCTCAACCTGTCGCTGAACAGGGCGAGTTTGTTGCTGCAATGATTGATGGTGAGGCTACAGTGAAGGAATTCCATAAGGATTCCACCGGAGTGTGGCTTCTGCCCCATAACGATGCGTTCTCCCCCATCCCCGGTGAGAACGCTCAGATTATGGGCAAAGTCGTGTCTCTGATGCGGAAACTCTAAAAAGGGGTAAGCCGCGCCCCCGCTTATCGTCGTGTGTACGACGAAAGATAAGCGGGGGTGCTTCCGGTTCAGTCCCCCTATTTTTGGTTTGTTGACTAAACGTGACGAGCACAACGCAAATGCCCGATATTCGCCAATTTTCGCAGGTCGAACACATCCGACGGTGCCTATTTTTTGATGCTAGTGTTGTTTTTCATTTTTTCGCTACCCCCGTTTTGTCTGCCTTGGGGGGAAGACATGACAAAATAGGTACGTGAATCGGGCATAAACAAGCCCTGCCGCTTCTGACTTAAGGAGTTTCATGTACGCCGAGGAGCGCCGTCGTCAAATCGCATCTCTTACTGCGATTGAGGGGCGAGTGAATGTCACTGAGCTTGCAGCACGGTTTGATGTTACTGCCGAGACGATTCGACGCGATCTTGCCGTTCTTGACAATGAAGGCACAGTGCACCGGGTCCATGGCGGTGCGGTGGCAAGCCAAAACTTCCAAACTGCGGAGCTTACTGTCGATGCGCGTGCAAAGTCAGCCTCATCAGCAAAGTCAGCTATCGCCCGGGCGGCGCTTGATTTTCTTCCGGCAGCTCAGGGGGGCATGTTCCTAGACGCGGGCACAACGCTGGCACCGTTGGCAGAACTTATCGCGGACCATCCAAATGCCCGGCAGTGGTCTATCGTCACCAACTGCCTACCCATCGCTATGAGCCTAGCCTCTGCGGGGCTTGACGAGGTACAGCTGCTGGGTGGCAGTGTTCGAGCGATTACCCAAGCCGTTGTGGGCGATACGGCACTACGCACTTTGGCGCTCATGCGTGCCGACGTCGCGTTCATCGGCACCAACGCCCTTACCTTGGACCACGGTCTTTCTACCGCAGATTCGCAGGAAGCTGCGGTAAAACGCGCCATGATTATTAATGCCCGTAAGGTCGTAGTGCTGTGCGATGCTACCAAAATGGGATGCGATTACCTTGTGAGCTTCGCCGGAATTGACGACATTGATGTTGTGATCACTGATTCCGGTGCCCCACAATCCATTGTTGATTCCCTCCGCGACCGTGAAATTCAGGTGGTCATTGCCCAGTAAGTATCGGGAAAACCACAATAAAAAGGTCGTATCCCCTACCTTTAAGGCGAGGGATACGACCTTTCTTTTCTAGCCACTAATAGCAACTATGGCTGGAGAATGTCACGTACTTTCTGTCGCGCTTCTGTCGCACCTTCTGCGTTGATGGCAGCTTCGGCGGCTTTCACGCAGGTGTCAAAGTCAATGGCGGAAAGCTGAGCACCGACGCCGGCGATGGCCGTAGATGCGCTAGACAGGGAATTCACGCCCAGGCCGACCAACACACAGGCCAGCAGCGGATCAGCGGCGGCTTCACCGCACACACCCACCGCCGTGTTAGTACGCTTGCCCTCTTCACACGTGTGCTGGATCAAGCGGAGAACGGCAGGCTGCCACGGATCGGTAAGGTATGCCAATTGAGGGGACATGCGGTCAGCCGCCATTGTGTACTGCGTGAGGTCATTGGTACCAATGGAGACAAAGTCGAGGTGGGGCATAATTTTGTCTGCCATCAGAGCAGCGGCCGGAACCTCAATCATGGCACCGGCGACAAGTCCACGCTCGGCGCACAGTCCTGCAAACCACTTAGCCTCACGGGCGGTGGCCACCATGGGGGCCATGACCCATGTCGGAGCGTTTTCGTCGCGTCCAAGTTCCTTGACGGCCTTAGCAATAGCATCAAGCTGGCGCGTGAGCAATGGCTCGTTGGCACGAGCAACACGCAGACCGCGAACACCAAGAGCCGGGTTCATTTCATCAGCCATGGTGGCAAAGGCAACGGGCTTGTCGGAGCCAGCGTCAAGGGACCGAACAACCACCTTGGAGTTGGGGAACCTTTCGAGGACTTTCTTGTATACCTCGGCTTGCTCATCGACGGAAGGTTCTTCTAGCGCCGAAAGGAAGCACATCTCCGTGCGGAACAAGCCAATTCCCTCGGCCTGTGTATCAGATGCAATGCGTGCTGCATTGCCATCTTGAACGTTGGCGAGAAGCTGAACGCGGTGACCATCTTTAGTTTCTGCAGGGCCGCGCCATTGTGCAATGCGCTCGGCGAGAAGCTTTGATTCGGCAACCGCAGCAACAGCGATCTCCGGGTCGGCGTTGAGAGTGATGGTGCCCAACGCGCCGTCAACAAGCACCTTGTCGCCCGCCTTGATGTCGTTGAGGTTAGATCCTACAGCGACGATACAAGGAACGTTGAGCTGCCTGGCGATGATAGCGGTATGGCTTGTAGGACCGCCGAGTTCGGTGACTAGGGCAACAAAGTGGTTTGTGTCCAGGGCGGCAGTATCTGCTGGGGAAAGATCGTCGGCGAAGAGAACCACTTCGCCGTTAACCTGCGGAAGGCCGGGTTCCTCTTCGCCGCGCAATTCAGCGATAACGCGATCGCGGATGTCACGGAGGTCGGTGACGCGCTCCGCCATCACGCCACCAGCGGCTTCGAACATGGAAATGAACTTAGTGGTCGCTGCTACGACGGCATATTCAGCCGGATGACCACTCTTGATGTTCTTGTTGACAGCTTTGCGCCAGCCACGGTCACGCACCATACCGGCTGTTGCGTTGAGCACTTCCTTCGCAGCGCCATCAGCCGCTTCCGAACGTGAACTGAGGCGTTCTGCAACTGTGTCGGCTGCGGTGGTGAATCGTTCGTATTCGGCTTCACGCTCACCAGCTTCCACAACCGGCCCAGAGGTCGGAAGTGCCGGGCGGGGACGGATCCATACAGCTTCTGCGTAACGGACACCAGGCACGACGCCGGTGCCGGTGATGACTGTGTCATCGCTCACTTTACTCATTTTTTGGTACCTGCCTCACGGTTTTTGGTTCAGCGTCGAAGATACCATGTTCCTCAAGGCAACAACACACAAACCAAAAATGAAAGTGTTGACAAACCCACACAAATGGGCGTAAACACAATTGTAGATGCAGCAACTCCACGTTATAGTTGCCCGTTTTTACCCATTGAGCTGCGGCATCTCACAAGAAACAACATGTTCATTCGAGACCCAGCTCATGGAGGTGAATATGCTCACAGTGCACGAGCGTCGTGCCGAAATTACAGCATTAGCTTCTAATCAAGGTCACGCAAGTGTCGCTGAACTGGCTGAACGTTTCTCGGTGACACCTGAGACAATTCGCCGGGATCTGAAGTATCTGGAATCCTCCGGCTTGGTGCACCGTGTTCATGGTGGTGCTGTGACAAATCACACCCTAAGGTCAGACGAGCAACCTTTTTGGGTGTCCGAAAAGTCACATTCTGCGGAAAAGAAGGCTATCGCGCAAGCGGCAATGCCTTTTATTCCAACACAATCAGGCAGCATCGTGATTGATTCCGGCACTTCCACCGCAGCTGTCGCACTGCTCATGGCGGACAGTTACCGAGGTCAGCGGTGGACTATCGTCACGAACTCACTGCCTGTTGGTATTTTGCTTTCCACCGCAGGAATCCCAGGAGTCAACCTTTTGGGCGGAACAATGCGGGCATACACCCAAGCAGTGGTAGGCGAACAGGCGGTTGCCACGTTAAAGAGTCTTCGCGCAGATGTCGCCATCATGGGCACCAATGCCCTCAGCGTTCACCATGGTTTGTCTACCCCCGATCCTTCCGAGGCTGCGATCAAACGAGAAATGATTTCCAGCGCAAACAAGGTGGTAGTGCTGTGTGATTCCTCCAAATTTGAACAGGATTACCTTGTCACATTCGCCGATTTGAGCGACATTGATGTGGTGATTACCGACGCGCACGCAAGTGAGCACTTCTTATCCGCCCTCCGTAACAACGATATTCAGGTCGTGATCTCTTGATTCTCACGCTGACCCCTAATCCAAGTACCGATCTCACTCTTGCTCTTGGGGAACAGCTGCAACGCGACAGTGTGCAGCGCCTCCAATCCGTGACCAGTGTTGCTGGCGGTAAAGGAATCAACGTCTCCAACGCCTGCGCGTTGGCTGGCGTTGACACCTTGGCGCTTTTCCCCGCCGCAGCTAGCGACCCTTTCCTTGAGCTACTCAAGGCAATTAACATTCGCCACCAGGCAATTCAGAACGATGGTGCCGTTCGCACTAACACCACCATCACCGAACCCGATGGCACGACTACCAAACTCAACGGACCGGGTTCGTTGCTTTCCGACGCCGCGCGCGCAGAGGTCGAACGCACACTCATCACCGCCGCCAAAGAAGCAACGTGGGTTGTCATGTCTGGTTCCCTCCCTCCAGGTGCCCCAACTGACTGGTATTCCGCACTCACCGCACAGCTGCGGAACGCTTATCCCCACATCAACATTGCGGTCGATACCTCCGATGCTCCTTTGCTGTCTTTGGCAGAAAACCTAGACTCCGCAGCCCCAACGGTAATTAAGCCAAACGGGTTAGAATTGGGGCAAATTGTGGGTACTGACGGCGAAGAGCTAGAAGCAGCCGCAGCTCGCGGCGAGTTTGAGCCGGTTTTAGAGGCTGCCCGAGAATTGAACACACGAGATATCGCTGAGGTCCTTGTGACTCTAGGTGCCGCTGGCGCAGCACTTGTCACCGAACAGGGCACATGGATTGCTTCTCCCCCGCCGACCATCGCAGTATCTACCGTCGGCGCTGGTGACAGCACACTGGCTGGGTATGTGATGGCACGACAGCAGGGGGCTGACTATGCAACAGCACTTGCCAACGCTGTTGCATATGGGTCGGCTGCAGCGAGCCTTCCTGGTACGACAATCCCCAGCCCAGAGCACATCAATGTCGCTGAAACAACTATCACGCAGCTTTCCTAATACAGATAAGGAATGACGATGACTGACAACATCATCACCCCAGAGTTGGTTGCGCTTGACGCCAACTTTGGCGGCACCACTACCGAAGTCATCACGAACCTCGCCACCTTGGTTCAGGGTGCCGGTCGTGCTACTTCCACCGACGTACTTGCAGGCGATGCCCTTGCCCGTGAGGCAAAATCGGACACTGGCGTACCCGGTGGCGTTGCCATTCCACATTGCCGCTCTGAAGCCGTCACCCAGCCAACGCTTGCGTTTGCCCGCTTGGATCCTGCTGTGAACTTTGGTGGCCCCGACGGTGACGCCAACCTCGTATTCCTCATTGCGGCCCCTGCTGGTGGCGGTAAAGAACACTTGAAAATCTTGTCTAAACTTGCCCGCGCATTGGTGAAAAAGGATTTCACGGCCGCACTGCGCAGCGCTGCAACGAAAGATGAAATTGTCGAGCTAGTGCTGAACGTCGTGAACGCTGCCCCCAAGAAGACAACCGCACCAGCTGCAACAACTGAGGCAACCTCTGTCCCCGAGGCGTCGGAAAGCAGCGCACCAAGCAACGATGTGACCCGCATCATTGCCATCACCGCCTGCCCGACTGGCATCGCCCACACCTACATGGCTGCGGATTCCCTCACCCAAACCGCTGAGGAAATGGACGGCGTGGAACTTGTGGTGGAAACGCAGGGTTCCTCAGCTGTGACGCCAGTTGCGTCTGAGGTCATCGACGCTGCTGACGCTGTAATTTTTGCCACCGATGTTGGCGTGAAAGATCGCGAACGGTTTGTGGGCAAACCTGTGATCGAATCGGGCGTAAAACGCGCCATCAACGAGCCCAAAAAGATGATTGAAGAGGCCGTCGCTGCGTCAAAGAACCCCAATGCATATAGGGTGACTGGCGGTAATGGTAGCGCTGAAGCGTCAGCTGATGCGGAAGGCGCACAGCTTGGCTGGGGCAAGCGCATACAGCAAGCCGTGATGACCGGTGTGTCTTACATGGTCCCGTTTGTCGCAGCCGGTGGTTTGCTGCTTGCGCTTGGTTTCCTTTTCGGCGGCTACCAGGTTGCTGATGTCGCAGAATCCGTGGTTAAAGACTTCAGCTTGTCCAATCTGCCTGGCACTATTTTCACTGAAGATGGTGAACAAGTGTCACGGACAGGTCTGCTGCTATACCTCGGTGCAGTGCTATTCGCTACGGGTCAGGCGGCCATGGGCTTTGTGGTTGCAGCGTTGTCTGGTTACATTGCGTACGCATTGGCTGGACGCCCCGGTATCGCCCCCGGTTTCGTCGGTGGTGCTATTTCTGTCACCGTTGGCGCGGGCTTCATTGGCGGTCTAATCACCGGCATCATCGCTGGTCTGGTGGCCATGTGGATTGGTTCATGGAAGGTTCCGCGCATTATCGGTTCGTTAATGCCTGTGGTGATTATCCCGCTGCTCACGTCCCTGGTTGTTGGTCTGTCCATGTACCTGTTGCTCGGACGCCCACTGGAAGCACTCATGACCGCCATGCAGGACGGACTGAAGGGAATGTCCGGTTCCTCGGCTATTGTACTGGGCATCATCCTGGGCTTGATGATGTGCTTCGACCTCGGCGGCCCGGTCAACAAAGCTGCGTACCTATTCGCCACTGCTGGGCTGTCCACCGGTGACGATGCATCCCTGAAGATCATGGCGACCGTCATGGCCGCTGGCATGGTTCCACCCATTGCGCTGTCCGTGGCCACCTTTGTGCGCAAGAATCTGTTCACCCCCGCCGAGCAGGAAAACGGCAAGTCTGCATGGCTTTTGGGCCTGTCCTTCATCTCTGAAGGTGCGATCCCCTTCGCAGCAGCCGATCCGCTACGTGTGATTCCTTCCATGATGCTGGGTGGCGCCGTTACTGGTGCGATCTCCATGTCCTTTGGAACCACCTCACGTGCACCCCACGGAGGTCTGTTCGTATTCTTTGCCATTAGCCCGTTCTGGGCATGGCTGGTGGCCATTGTGGCTGGCGTGATTGTTTCCGCTGCAGCCGTGATTGCCATGAAACAGTTCTGGCCCAATAAAGCTGTTGAAGCTGCCAACAAAAAAGCTGAAACTCAGCCTGTAGCAGCCTAAGATTTTCCCTAAATGTCCCGGTCGGAAAAAAGTTTGGGAATATCCGTGGCGCGGACGATATAACCGAACTAGGCTGGGATTCACGTTCATAAACCCTTCACGAAAAATCGTGAAAGAAAGGACCATTATTATGGCTTCCAAAACTGTCATCGTCGGTTCGGCAGTAGGTCTTCACGCTCGCCCTGCATCCATCATTGCTGATGCAGCTGGTGAATACGATGAGGACATCTTCCTGAGCAAGGTCGGTGAAGAAGACGATGAAGAGCCCACCGAGGCCGCTTCTTCCCTCATGATCATGGCAATGGGCGCCGAAAAGGGCGATCAGGTTGTGGTTACCTCCGATAACGCCGAGGCAGTGGAAAAGATTGCCGGTCTGATCGAGCGGGATCTGGACGCCGAATAGGCCCATTAACACCACACATAACCCCCACGTACCACATAGTCTGGCACCGTGGGGGGTTGTTGTTTATCTTTACATTCACCGCATTTCTTTCACCGGGCAATACAATTCCGTGATCACGTCCTCCGATGGTGTCTCAGGACCAGGTTCCACAATGTATTCCTCCCAACAGGGTTGGGTGGGAATGGAATAACCGTCTTTGACAAGATCTTCCACAAAATACTTCCACGCTTTGGCAAGCGTGTCGTAGCTGCCTCGATGAACCCACTTTGCAGCTTTCACCGCTGAAAACTGCACCGCTCCACTTGTTTTAGCCGCAACATCGGCAACAACAGGAAAGCCACCCAACATGTCTACGGTATCCACCACAGGCGTGAAATAATACGCAACAGCGGGCCCCAGAACAGAGCCACCAACATCAGTAATCCTGTCAGCGGTGTCGTTATAAACACGGTCAAAAAAGGTCACCATGCTATCGGCAGGTATGACGTCGCGAGTTCCCACAACCCACCGCTCAGGCACATCGACAATCGTATAGCTAGGCATATCCCCACTCTACCGACGTGATGGAATGAGTGTTATAGAAAAACAGCTACCAATCAAGCCATTGCTTACCCTGTGTGCCTTCCTCTCGAAGGCACACTCCCTTAGCTCCCCTGCCCCTCGCCCACTGTGCGGTACAGCCATTGAAGAACCGGATACAGCACGATAATTCCGGCGGAACCCCAGGCGATACCCTCCAACTCCACACCAAACACTGTCAGCGTCAGATTGCCAATACCCGCAACCAGCGCTACCGCAGCAGCCGTGATGTTAACCGGATTGTTAAAGTTCACAGCATTGTCCTGCCAGATGCGCACACCCAACAGCCCAATCAACCCGTACAGTACAATTGTGGCCCCACCAAGAACCCCGGTAGGAATGGTGAAAATAAGCGCACCAAACTTGGGAACAAAGGCCAAGGCAATCGCCGTCAAAGCAGCCACCCAGTAGGCAGCAGTGGAATACACTTTCGTCGCGGCCATGACTCCGATATTTTCCGCGTACGTAGTGGTGCCGGAGCCACCAAGACCACCAGCCAGCGTAGTTGCCACGCCGTCAGCGATGAGCGCATCACCAGCCAGGTCATCCATGGTGCGGCCCGTCATCGCTGACACCGCTTTCACGTGTCCCACATTTTCCGCGACCAGCACAATCACTACCGGTAAAGTAACGAGCGCAGCAGACACCTGGAACTGAGGAGTGTGAAAACCTGGCAGACCAATCCACGCTGCATTGGCAATGGTCTCACCTGCCCCCTCCGCGAGATTGCCAGTGGCCGTGGCAAAAAGCCACCCAACGATCACGCCAATCAAGATGCCTAAGCGCGCCACCATTCCGCGGCCTGCGACGGTCGCGATGAGAATGGCCGCCATGGTCACTGTAGCCACCAGCGGTTGTGCCGCGTAATTCGTCGCCGCTGTGGGAGCCAAATTCAGGCCGATCAATGCAACAATCGCACCGGTCACCGCTGGCGGCATCACTGCGTCCAGCACTCTAGGACCAGCGGTTTTCACAACAACCCCCAGCGCCACCACAACCACGCCTACGACAACAATGCCGCCGAGCTGCACTGCGATTCCTTCGCCCTGAGTAGCTGTCAATGGCGCAATAAAGGCGAAAGAACTTCCCAAGTAAGAGGGCAGCCTATTGCGGGTGATCAGCAGGAACACGATAGTTCCCACACCGGAAAACAGCAGTGTGGTGTTAACAGGAAAACCTGTCAATGTTGGGACCAACAGCGTGGCACCAAACATGGCAATCACATGTTGCATCCCGATGCCGATCGTTCGACCCCAGCTCAAACGCTCCTCGGGGGCCACCACATCCCCAGGAGTAATGTGCTTGCCGTCGCCGTGAACAGTCCAACCCCACCGTGGAAATGGGCGCGAACCCATGTTTGATGTACTCACGAAACTCTATTATCGCTCATTGCACGCAGCATAGAAAAACCACGTGCAATGGCCTAGGAAGTTTCGACAATGAAATCCTGAAGTTCTGTGGCTACTGAGTGGGGCAGACGGACGTCGATACGCGTGCCTTCGGCGGTGTAATCCTCCTTCAGCACAGTTCCTAGCTCGTGAATCCGTGCCACCACGCCGCCGTGTGTGAAAGGAATGAGCACCGTAACGTGATCGTCTAAAGAGTTGAGAAACAGCTCTACCCGGGCCTCAAGCTCAGCGATACCCTCCCCTGTGCGTGCGGAGACGAACACGACGTCATCAAGCACATGCCGCAGCTCCGCCAACGTCAGTGGGTCCGCCTGATCAATCTTGTTCACCACAATAATCTCTGGTGGGGCCTGAACCTTCTGCTCCTGCACAATCTCGGTAATCACCGAGTTCACGGCCTCAATTTGTTTCAGCGGGAACGGATCGGAGCCGTCAACTACATGCAACACCAGGTCCGCCTCAACGACTTCCTCCAAAGTAGAACGGAACGATTCCACCAGCTGTGTGGGCAAGTGACGGACAAAACCAACGGTATCCGTAAACACTACTGCACGCCCGTCCGCTAGTTCCGCGCGGCGAGTCGTCGGATCAAGAGTGGCAAAAAGCGCATCCTCCACCAGCACACCCGCGCCCGTCATCGCATTAATCAGCGAAGATTTCCCGGCATTGGTGTACCCGGCGATGGCAATCTGGGGAATTGTCGACGCCCTGCGCTGCGACCGTTTCACCTCGCGCGCGGTTTTCATTCCCGAGAGTTCTTTCCGCAACTTCGCCATCTCAGAACGCAGCCTACGGCGATCCGCTTCAATCTTTGTCTCACCTGGACCACGCAAACCAACACCGCCGTTAGACCCGGCGCGCCCGCCTGCCTGGCGGGAAAGCGCACCGCCCCAACCACGCACGCGGGTGATCAGGTACTCCATTTGCGCCAGAGACACCTGTGCTTTGCCTTCCTTCGATTTCGCGTGTTGGGCGAAAATATCAAGGATGAGCATGGTGCGGTCAATGACTTTCACGTCAAGGGCTTTTTCCAGCGCAATCATTTGTCCGGGGCTAAGCTCACCGTCGCAAATGACGGTGTCTGAACCCGTGGCTGCCACGATGTCTTTTAGTTCCTGCACTTTCCCGGAACCAATGTAGGTGCCTGGGTCGGGCCGATCACGCTTTTGGTACAGCATTTCGGTTACTTCCGATCCTGCGGTTTCCGCCAGTGCGGCAAGTTCCGCCATGCTGGCATCAATTTCAGCGGTGGTGCCTTCTGTCCAGACGCCGACGAGCACCACTTTTTCCAGGCGGAGCTTACGGTATTCAACGTCGTAACCGTCGGATTGTTCGGTGCTGTGGATATTCGTTCCACGTGTGAGGCGACGCAGGCTTGAACGAGCCTCAAGGTCGAGCTCACCTGTTGTAGGTGCCGCACTGCTATGTGGCGCAGCACTGGTGGCAGTCTCAAGAGGCTCGGCGTGGCTCAGATTATCCTGATGG from the Corynebacterium durum genome contains:
- a CDS encoding PTS fructose transporter subunit IIABC → MTDNIITPELVALDANFGGTTTEVITNLATLVQGAGRATSTDVLAGDALAREAKSDTGVPGGVAIPHCRSEAVTQPTLAFARLDPAVNFGGPDGDANLVFLIAAPAGGGKEHLKILSKLARALVKKDFTAALRSAATKDEIVELVLNVVNAAPKKTTAPAATTEATSVPEASESSAPSNDVTRIIAITACPTGIAHTYMAADSLTQTAEEMDGVELVVETQGSSAVTPVASEVIDAADAVIFATDVGVKDRERFVGKPVIESGVKRAINEPKKMIEEAVAASKNPNAYRVTGGNGSAEASADAEGAQLGWGKRIQQAVMTGVSYMVPFVAAGGLLLALGFLFGGYQVADVAESVVKDFSLSNLPGTIFTEDGEQVSRTGLLLYLGAVLFATGQAAMGFVVAALSGYIAYALAGRPGIAPGFVGGAISVTVGAGFIGGLITGIIAGLVAMWIGSWKVPRIIGSLMPVVIIPLLTSLVVGLSMYLLLGRPLEALMTAMQDGLKGMSGSSAIVLGIILGLMMCFDLGGPVNKAAYLFATAGLSTGDDASLKIMATVMAAGMVPPIALSVATFVRKNLFTPAEQENGKSAWLLGLSFISEGAIPFAAADPLRVIPSMMLGGAVTGAISMSFGTTSRAPHGGLFVFFAISPFWAWLVAIVAGVIVSAAAVIAMKQFWPNKAVEAANKKAETQPVAA
- a CDS encoding HPr family phosphocarrier protein gives rise to the protein MASKTVIVGSAVGLHARPASIIADAAGEYDEDIFLSKVGEEDDEEPTEAASSLMIMAMGAEKGDQVVVTSDNAEAVEKIAGLIERDLDAE
- a CDS encoding GyrI-like domain-containing protein, translated to MPSYTIVDVPERWVVGTRDVIPADSMVTFFDRVYNDTADRITDVGGSVLGPAVAYYFTPVVDTVDMLGGFPVVADVAAKTSGAVQFSAVKAAKWVHRGSYDTLAKAWKYFVEDLVKDGYSIPTQPCWEEYIVEPGPETPSEDVITELYCPVKEMR
- a CDS encoding uracil-xanthine permease family protein; its protein translation is MGSRPFPRWGWTVHGDGKHITPGDVVAPEERLSWGRTIGIGMQHVIAMFGATLLVPTLTGFPVNTTLLFSGVGTIVFLLITRNRLPSYLGSSFAFIAPLTATQGEGIAVQLGGIVVVGVVVVALGVVVKTAGPRVLDAVMPPAVTGAIVALIGLNLAPTAATNYAAQPLVATVTMAAILIATVAGRGMVARLGILIGVIVGWLFATATGNLAEGAGETIANAAWIGLPGFHTPQFQVSAALVTLPVVIVLVAENVGHVKAVSAMTGRTMDDLAGDALIADGVATTLAGGLGGSGTTTYAENIGVMAATKVYSTAAYWVAALTAIALAFVPKFGALIFTIPTGVLGGATIVLYGLIGLLGVRIWQDNAVNFNNPVNITAAAVALVAGIGNLTLTVFGVELEGIAWGSAGIIVLYPVLQWLYRTVGEGQGS
- the hflX gene encoding GTPase HflX, which produces MTNKHHDKLLAAAFADHQDNLSHAEPLETATSAAPHSSAAPTTGELDLEARSSLRRLTRGTNIHSTEQSDGYDVEYRKLRLEKVVLVGVWTEGTTAEIDASMAELAALAETAGSEVTEMLYQKRDRPDPGTYIGSGKVQELKDIVAATGSDTVICDGELSPGQMIALEKALDVKVIDRTMLILDIFAQHAKSKEGKAQVSLAQMEYLITRVRGWGGALSRQAGGRAGSNGGVGLRGPGETKIEADRRRLRSEMAKLRKELSGMKTAREVKRSQRRASTIPQIAIAGYTNAGKSSLINAMTGAGVLVEDALFATLDPTTRRAELADGRAVVFTDTVGFVRHLPTQLVESFRSTLEEVVEADLVLHVVDGSDPFPLKQIEAVNSVITEIVQEQKVQAPPEIIVVNKIDQADPLTLAELRHVLDDVVFVSARTGEGIAELEARVELFLNSLDDHVTVLIPFTHGGVVARIHELGTVLKEDYTAEGTRIDVRLPHSVATELQDFIVETS